The sequence ATGAGATTATAAAAAAGAAGGAGAAATTATTTGTAAAAAAATTAGACTTTGAGAATGAAGCTAATAAGTAAGCTATAACAAAGCTAAATTATACCAAATGCAATCGATTTTAAAATGAATTTAACGGAGTTTTTATAATAAATCATAAGAAAAAAATAGTTGCTGTTTATTTAAAATAAAGTTTGATGGTTTATATAAAGAATAAGGCAAGGACTTCAACAGTACAACACTAAGTTAAGGAAAGTAAATTGTACCATATGTGCCCCTTTTCTTAAAAAAATGGTTCCTATAATTTATCTTATGTAAACTAGAAAAAGAAATAAGGCAAAACCTACTCATTTCTGAGTTAGGTTTGTAATTTTTATTTATACATGTAACTGCTGATTAACCAATCTCTTTACTCTCTCATAAGCTTTGACTTCACCTTGGTAAAAACACGCACTGTTCCAGTCTTCTCTTTTCTCCGCATCCTTTCTCCATGCATTAGACTGTTCTAGTAACTTATCAATGTATTCAATAAATTTCTTTCGTTCCATTTAATCACCTTCTTTTATCAAATTTGGAAATATTTTTAAGTTTTTTTGATAAGTAATATTTCTAGAATTTAGTGAGAATACCTGTTTGAATTTGATATAATCTCCAGGACTTTTAGGAATAAAAGAAATGACCCCCAGTAATGAAAGTCATTTCTTTTATTTTATTACCTGTTTATGCTCATTTTAATGAGTTATTTTAATTCTTTTTTGATTTTAGAAACATTACTTATGTTAATTTAAAGAGAAATAAAAAAAGCTGCCAATACAGTTAGGCAGCCCTTCCTTAAATATTCCTAATTATTCTCTCTACTATAAACTATAGAGGAAATATACTTATTTCTTTTGGTTGTTTGTTGATTTCTCATTGTTTTTTCCTTTTTCAGAAGTCGTAATATCCGTGTCTTTAATTTGACTTTCTGGTTGCTGATTGTTTACTGAGGTTGTAACCTCTTCAATCTCTTTAATAACAGGAGAAGTTGTCACTTTAAGTTGAGCTTCTTGTTTCTTGTTGGGTGAAAGTTTAACTTTTTCCTCTTTTGGAGCATCAGAGGCAATTGCGGCAGCAACTTCTTGGTAACTTTGATCTACGTGATTATCCATGTTTTGATAGATTTCAGAGTCAGCAAGTTCAGGAATCGCGGGAAGTTCTGACTGTTCAATTTTTGCTTCTTCCTTTAGAACAATATCCTTCATCTCTTTAACCTCTTGAATTTTACGCTTACCAATGATGACTTCTTCCACAACTACAGGCCTCTTGGTTATTTCAACTCGCTCCTCCATAATAGGAATACGAATGATCTCGTTCTCTGTCAATGGGCTACCATCATACTGACCGTCTATGACCGGGCGACGTTCTACGTAGACTTCCTCACGCATAACTGGAACCTGGATAGTTCGTAGTTCTTCTACAATTTCCTTACGAAGCTGTATTTCCCCAGTCTGAACTCGCTCTTTCCTTACATTAAGTTGCTCTTCACGAAGTTGCACTGACCTATGCTCCTCCGTCTCGTATGGCGACTCCCTAACCGTAGTAGTATATGAAGGAATTATTTGAGTTTCATCCACATCAATTAGAACAAGGAGTTTCCCTTCCTTTACATCCATTTCACACTGTTTTGCAGTAAAGTTTTGAATCCCCATTCTAACAAGTTTTGAAGTTAGGCCACCAGCTTGGGTAGTAGAAATCATTCCACCTGTCATCATGGTAAGAAAGCTGTCCATCATCACACCTGCCAACGAACTTACAGCTGGTGTTCCAGCTTCTATCATTACATTCGTTTCAGCCCCTAACTGTAAAGTATTAGTGCTATCCTTTGCTACTACTAATATGTCTGTTTCACGATACCCCTGATGTTTTAACCCCTTAATTGCATGTATCGCTTCTTGCTCCGAATGAAAAATCCCTGCAACTCGTTTTTTCGTTCCCATTTTCCCATCCCCTTAAATTTTAATTAAACGAAAACTTCTTTTCACATTTAATTCCATCCTTATTGTGTATATCATGTACCCAGTGGGTTTCTATTTAAAACTTGATACGGATGACTATGTAAATGACCCCTAAATTATAAAATTTAGAAAGATGAAGTAGAGGCGATATCCATATTCGGGAAAACTTTAGAGTTTTTATTGAAAAAGAACATTTGTTCGTATATAATATGAAAAAGGAAAAACCTCATATTTTTCCTTAATTGAAACATATAGGGTATTTAATACAGAGATAATTTACAATTAGTTTTCATGGGGGAGAAAAAGCGATGAGTTCTACATACCATCATTTAAAAGATACAAAAAAAGAAGAAGGGCAAAAAGAATTACTTGAGAGAAACCTAGAAGCTCATAGAAGTAGAAGATGGGTAACCAACTCTGTTTACGCTATGTCACTACTTGTAGTCGTACTTTGTTTCTATTTTCATGTACCAAAGGCTGCAATTATTACTCTAATCTTATTTTTAATATGTGCAACTAGCGAAATACTGTATAGAGCGTTAGATAAAAAGATAGAACTACGGTTAAAACGGATTAAACAGGAGAAAAGAAAAATCATATTTAAAGGAAATAAATCCTAACAGCTTTTCTATAAATTCCTTTCTGCTATACAGATTTGAAATTATTTTTCACATGAGAACGAAGAAGAAAGAGTTAACTTCGTTATAGAAGAGAAAGAATAACAAAAAATCATCCTTGATAAAGTTTACTACTATGCTGAATTTACTGATAAAGTTAGTGTCCGACGCGATAACTGCAACTCAGCTTATTACTTCAAAATTTCCGTGAAAGGTGGCGTTTTCTTACGTGAATGTAGAGAATATGGCATAAAGAAGAGTATAATAAGTAATTTTGTTGATTCATTACTCTCACGAACCGAATCTTTCTCATTTTATTAACTATATTTTGATGTTTTTCTTCATTTTATTCTTCCTTATTATCTCTCTCTTTGTTGATAAAGAGATTAGTCAATTTATTGATGAGATGTTAAATGAATTAGAAAAGATTAAATAGAACTATTGAAAACAACAAAGAAGCCACTTCGGCATTGGCCAATGAACGAGGTGGCTTTTTTGTAAGGGTTTGTTCATACGTATCCGAAGTATGAAACATTCATAGATTACCACGTTCTGTAATTAGAGGATATTTTTAATGTGTTGCTTGTGAATAAAACGTGCACCTGTTATGTACTCTCCTTCCATTGGGTATCGAGTAAACTTAGTTACATAAAGGATGTATAAAAACATGGATAAAGGAAACAATCATTCATTCTTAAACTCTTTGCCTCTCAAGGGTTCTCTTTTTGGATGTCTTCTGGAAAGAGTAATTATGTCAATTAGCTTTTTATATGATATATCTTATAATTGAACAAATACAACTTTTTTTCCTGCTATTATCAATAAGGTGGTATATATACATTCCTCAAACTTCCCTTATTACTTAAGGAGTTCTTTTCTGATAATCCCATATATCTGTAGTTTTAGGTTTATGACCCAATAGACGTAGCATTACTTCCTGTTAAGTACCCAAAATGGTGATGTATGACTGTGTTTGACAGATTTTTGTCACCCACGCTGTGAACTCGTCAATCATGTTAATCAACTCACGAATGTACGTTTTTTTGTGACGATCAAACTGTTTGTACGTTTCCTCCACTTTATTAAAATCAATC comes from Priestia megaterium and encodes:
- a CDS encoding YsnF/AvaK domain-containing protein, with the translated sequence MGTKKRVAGIFHSEQEAIHAIKGLKHQGYRETDILVVAKDSTNTLQLGAETNVMIEAGTPAVSSLAGVMMDSFLTMMTGGMISTTQAGGLTSKLVRMGIQNFTAKQCEMDVKEGKLLVLIDVDETQIIPSYTTTVRESPYETEEHRSVQLREEQLNVRKERVQTGEIQLRKEIVEELRTIQVPVMREEVYVERRPVIDGQYDGSPLTENEIIRIPIMEERVEITKRPVVVEEVIIGKRKIQEVKEMKDIVLKEEAKIEQSELPAIPELADSEIYQNMDNHVDQSYQEVAAAIASDAPKEEKVKLSPNKKQEAQLKVTTSPVIKEIEEVTTSVNNQQPESQIKDTDITTSEKGKNNEKSTNNQKK